A window from Vibrio cortegadensis encodes these proteins:
- the radA gene encoding DNA repair protein RadA, translated as MAKAKRAYVCNDCGADFPRWQGQCNACGSWNTITEVRLAASPQVARNERLSGYAGAVTEAQVQTLSEINLQEVPRFSSSFKEFDRVLGGGVVPGAAILIGGNPGAGKSTLLLQTMCRLAAEMPTLYVTGEESLQQVAMRASRLGLPKEHLKMLSETNVDKICQIAEKEQPKIMVIDSIQVMHVADVQSSPGSVAQVRESATALTRYAKQNNVAVFLVGHVTKDGTLAGPKVLEHIIDCSVLLDGSADSRFRTLRSHKNRFGAVNELGVFAMTGQGLKEVTNPSAIFLSRGEEQTSGSSVMVVWEGTRPLLVEIQALVDYSQLSNPRRIAVGLDQNRLSLLLAVLHKHGGLQMADQDVFVNVVGGVKVTETSADLALVIALLSSFKDRALPKDVVVFGEVGLAGEIRPVPSGQERLMEAAKHGFTKAIVPFANMPKGGVEGMQIHGVKKLSDAINAFDEL; from the coding sequence ATGGCAAAAGCAAAACGAGCGTATGTATGTAATGATTGTGGTGCGGACTTTCCGCGTTGGCAAGGTCAATGCAATGCATGTGGTTCATGGAATACAATAACTGAAGTTCGATTGGCGGCTTCTCCTCAAGTCGCGAGAAATGAGCGATTGTCGGGCTATGCGGGTGCGGTGACTGAAGCTCAAGTTCAGACATTATCTGAAATAAATCTTCAAGAGGTTCCTCGTTTTTCAAGCAGTTTTAAAGAATTTGATCGAGTGCTAGGAGGAGGGGTTGTTCCTGGTGCTGCTATCCTTATTGGTGGTAACCCTGGCGCAGGTAAATCAACATTATTGTTACAAACAATGTGTCGGCTTGCTGCTGAAATGCCGACGTTATATGTGACGGGGGAAGAATCTCTTCAGCAAGTGGCTATGCGAGCCTCTCGATTGGGACTGCCGAAAGAGCATTTAAAGATGCTTTCGGAAACCAACGTAGACAAAATTTGTCAGATCGCCGAAAAAGAGCAACCCAAAATAATGGTGATCGACTCGATTCAAGTGATGCATGTGGCCGATGTTCAATCGTCACCAGGTAGTGTTGCTCAAGTTAGAGAGTCTGCAACAGCGTTAACTCGTTACGCTAAGCAAAACAATGTGGCCGTTTTTCTTGTTGGACACGTAACTAAAGACGGAACACTGGCTGGGCCAAAAGTGCTAGAGCACATTATTGACTGTTCTGTATTACTTGATGGTAGCGCTGACAGTCGGTTTAGAACGTTACGTAGCCATAAAAACCGTTTTGGTGCGGTGAATGAGCTAGGCGTGTTTGCAATGACAGGTCAAGGCTTAAAAGAGGTAACGAATCCTTCTGCTATATTTCTATCAAGAGGCGAAGAGCAGACTTCAGGTAGCTCAGTGATGGTTGTCTGGGAAGGAACTCGCCCCTTACTTGTTGAAATTCAAGCGTTAGTGGATTATTCACAGCTCTCTAACCCGAGGCGAATTGCTGTGGGGTTAGATCAAAACCGATTGTCACTCCTTTTGGCTGTGTTGCATAAACATGGTGGACTTCAAATGGCTGACCAAGATGTCTTTGTCAACGTGGTCGGGGGTGTTAAAGTAACAGAAACAAGTGCTGATTTAGCGTTAGTCATAGCATTACTGTCTAGCTTTAAAGACAGAGCGCTACCTAAAGATGTGGTTGTTTTTGGTGAAGTCGGTTTAGCGGGGGAGATTCGCCCTGTGCCTAGTGGACAAGAACGTTTAATGGAAGCGGCAAAACACGGTTTCACTAAAGCAATCGTTCCTTTTGCTAATATGCCAAAAGGTGGCGTTGAAGGTATGCAGATCCATGGTGTTAAAAAATTATCGGATGCAATTAACGCTTTCGATGAATTGTAA
- a CDS encoding type II and III secretion system protein family protein produces the protein MASTQTGKVVKVPHHKSTHVELSGKAKRVSLGDPEVLDIVMLKSDELFLIGKKLGSTNLMAWDSRGQLIESINIEVTHDLNSLKAKLYEFLPDETVEVHSAQNRLILSGQVSSQEKMNVALRVAETYASGQEADAAKSSLSVQTQQTGIINLMSIGGAQQVMLEVTVAEVQRSLVRRFDASFHFFEQNGNFSWGGTSGGGILDDIGGSVGPIFNNPTVTKTGILGAFVDGDTLFTFALDMAKQSGVAKVLAEPNLTALSGSKAEFLAGGEFPIPVPDDDGITIEYKEYGVGLKFIPTVLSDKKINLNLAVDVSEIASANSLTLSPNGTNGTYYIPPITRRSASSTLELADGQTIGIAGLLSENVRDASNKMPGFGDIPVLGQLFNSQEYISGETELVILVTPRLAAPIDRNKITLPTDAFVNPTDLKYYLLGMGAYIDSSVKPSVNQAPSDPEFLDNSQGGSEGSFGHSL, from the coding sequence ATGGCATCTACACAGACAGGGAAAGTAGTCAAAGTCCCTCATCATAAATCAACACATGTTGAATTATCAGGTAAAGCAAAACGTGTCTCGTTAGGAGATCCTGAAGTACTCGATATCGTCATGCTTAAGTCTGATGAATTGTTTCTAATCGGTAAGAAGTTAGGTTCCACCAATTTAATGGCTTGGGATAGCCGTGGACAACTGATTGAGTCAATAAATATTGAAGTGACTCATGACCTTAATAGCTTAAAAGCAAAGCTTTACGAATTCTTACCAGATGAAACCGTCGAAGTTCATAGTGCTCAAAATAGGTTGATTTTAAGTGGCCAGGTGAGCTCCCAAGAGAAGATGAATGTTGCTTTGCGGGTTGCTGAAACTTATGCATCAGGCCAAGAAGCGGATGCGGCGAAAAGTTCTCTTAGCGTACAGACGCAACAGACAGGAATCATCAACTTGATGTCTATCGGTGGTGCGCAGCAGGTCATGCTAGAAGTGACGGTAGCAGAAGTTCAACGTAGCCTTGTTCGTCGTTTTGATGCCAGTTTTCATTTCTTTGAACAGAACGGGAATTTCTCATGGGGCGGAACGTCTGGTGGTGGGATCCTCGATGATATTGGCGGCTCTGTTGGGCCTATTTTTAACAATCCAACCGTGACTAAAACGGGAATCTTAGGGGCATTTGTTGATGGCGATACGCTGTTCACGTTTGCTCTTGATATGGCTAAGCAGAGTGGTGTGGCAAAAGTGTTAGCGGAACCGAACTTAACGGCATTAAGCGGTTCTAAAGCTGAGTTTTTAGCTGGGGGAGAGTTCCCAATACCAGTGCCTGATGATGATGGGATTACCATTGAATACAAAGAATATGGGGTCGGCCTTAAGTTTATACCTACCGTTCTTAGTGATAAAAAAATCAACTTAAATTTAGCGGTAGATGTCAGTGAGATTGCTAGCGCAAATAGTCTTACCTTGTCACCAAATGGCACCAATGGGACCTATTACATTCCTCCGATTACCCGTCGTAGTGCCTCATCAACTTTAGAGCTAGCCGATGGGCAAACCATTGGTATTGCTGGTCTACTTAGTGAAAATGTTCGTGATGCTTCGAATAAAATGCCAGGCTTTGGGGATATTCCAGTATTGGGCCAATTGTTCAATAGCCAAGAGTACATTTCTGGCGAAACGGAACTGGTTATTCTAGTCACACCTCGATTAGCGGCTCCAATTGATCGAAATAAAATCACCTTACCCACCGACGCATTTGTTAACCCTACCGACCTGAAATACTACTTGCTGGGAATGGGCGCATACATCGATTCATCGGTTAAACCTTCAGTAAATCAAGCGCCTTCAGATCCTGAGTTCTTGGATAATAGTCAAGGTGGCTCAGAAGGTTCATTTGGACACAGTTTATAG
- a CDS encoding prepilin peptidase: MSTYMSIIIWSVYFIIAIWDLRDNKIPNKLLLLLLCVSFVNNLYYSVSYVHFLEYFYAGMIFFLGGLLLYFIHAMAPGDVKMLGVVGFSVGLDNLSSVAYWIGVSTVIIGLLYGLFSMSDRLNSVSDMYHRYKLILLSANSISGGAEHYSNKLRMPFAPVVVIGLALHSYF; encoded by the coding sequence ATGTCAACATACATGTCAATTATTATTTGGAGTGTTTATTTTATTATTGCCATTTGGGATTTGAGAGATAATAAGATACCTAATAAATTATTATTATTGTTGTTATGTGTGTCATTTGTTAATAATTTATATTATTCAGTCAGTTATGTTCATTTTTTGGAATATTTCTACGCTGGGATGATATTCTTTTTAGGTGGCCTACTTTTATATTTCATACATGCAATGGCCCCTGGTGATGTAAAGATGCTAGGGGTTGTAGGTTTTTCTGTCGGTTTAGATAACTTATCTAGCGTTGCTTATTGGATAGGCGTTTCCACAGTAATTATAGGTTTACTTTACGGATTATTTAGCATGAGTGATAGATTGAATTCTGTTAGTGATATGTACCATCGATATAAACTAATACTTCTTTCTGCTAATTCTATCTCGGGGGGGGCTGAGCATTACTCTAACAAATTAAGAATGCCATTTGCGCCCGTTGTTGTTATTGGGTTAGCACTACATAGCTATTTCTAA
- the cpaB gene encoding Flp pilus assembly protein CpaB, with translation MNRNQVILLFLLSIIFGLAAVFFAKQWMDRQSQPQTEVEVVLREPVIIAAQEIPAGTVIEDQHLTTKLLEEDWRNEYQYTEATELLGQVAATSIYSGEIVNTQRMSVGAEGSALASLIPETKRAVTIRVNDVIGVAGFLLPGNKVDILNTISYGKGSANTVTVLKDIKVLAVDQTARSKENKPIIVRAVTLEVSPKEAEKLLTAKSKGEIQLTLRNPHEPKEKVVRRYVSPSVTIIKGTQSSNVRVRD, from the coding sequence ATGAACAGAAATCAGGTCATTTTATTGTTTTTATTGTCGATTATCTTTGGCTTGGCAGCAGTGTTTTTTGCTAAGCAATGGATGGATAGGCAGTCACAGCCACAAACCGAAGTGGAAGTCGTATTACGTGAGCCTGTGATCATCGCAGCACAAGAGATCCCGGCGGGAACGGTGATTGAAGATCAACACCTTACCACTAAGTTGCTAGAGGAAGATTGGCGCAACGAATATCAATATACTGAAGCTACTGAGTTACTAGGACAAGTTGCCGCCACCTCCATCTATTCTGGGGAAATCGTGAATACTCAAAGGATGTCGGTCGGTGCTGAAGGTTCCGCTCTTGCCTCATTAATTCCTGAAACGAAACGAGCGGTGACTATTCGTGTAAATGACGTGATTGGTGTAGCGGGTTTCTTATTACCGGGTAATAAAGTGGATATTCTTAATACGATTTCGTACGGCAAAGGATCAGCGAATACCGTGACGGTTTTGAAAGATATCAAAGTATTAGCGGTCGATCAGACAGCAAGAAGTAAAGAAAACAAGCCGATTATCGTTCGAGCGGTGACATTGGAAGTTTCACCGAAAGAGGCGGAAAAATTATTAACGGCGAAGAGTAAAGGAGAGATCCAACTCACGTTGCGTAACCCACATGAGCCGAAAGAAAAAGTGGTGCGTCGCTATGTATCTCCTAGTGTCACCATCATCAAAGGGACACAGTCTTCCAATGTTCGAGTCAGGGATTGA
- a CDS encoding helix-turn-helix domain-containing protein codes for MHMDVQRTGHWLGKPLSQLPHDVFNELKFYFNLKEHNDDVSILSEPNVQFSFFFLDEASNYPLLLVAQKIAQNLGKNLIVLYQGRVNKELFNHSVIYSQISVDSDNFNSWLQDFTLKVHLSFDSHREVLEQVKDEPLIIKNNVGKEIISILRYVEDNLDKVIKEDDIAKQCHYSVTYFSKLFHKVVGISFRDYVCNKRINNAKKMLISDRKIKISFIAYQCGYKDVSYFSRIFKKKTGMSPGTFRTNH; via the coding sequence ATGCATATGGATGTGCAACGAACTGGCCATTGGTTAGGAAAACCTTTGTCTCAATTACCACATGATGTTTTTAATGAATTAAAATTTTATTTTAATTTAAAAGAACATAATGATGACGTATCAATACTCAGCGAACCCAATGTTCAGTTTTCTTTCTTTTTTTTGGATGAAGCGTCAAATTACCCGCTTTTATTGGTAGCGCAAAAAATCGCCCAGAACTTAGGTAAAAATCTAATTGTGTTGTATCAAGGAAGAGTAAATAAAGAGCTATTTAACCATAGTGTTATCTATAGCCAGATATCTGTCGATAGTGACAATTTTAATTCATGGCTCCAAGATTTTACCCTGAAGGTACATTTAAGTTTTGATTCACATCGAGAAGTACTAGAACAGGTAAAAGATGAGCCTTTAATCATAAAAAATAATGTTGGTAAAGAGATTATTAGTATTCTACGTTACGTGGAAGACAATCTAGATAAAGTGATCAAAGAAGATGATATTGCCAAACAATGTCATTATTCTGTTACTTATTTTTCTAAGTTATTTCATAAGGTTGTAGGTATTAGCTTTCGTGATTATGTCTGTAATAAAAGAATCAACAACGCAAAAAAAATGCTCATTTCAGATCGAAAAATCAAAATATCCTTTATTGCATATCAATGTGGTTACAAGGATGTCTCCTATTTTTCTCGCATTTTTAAAAAGAAAACAGGTATGAGTCCGGGTACTTTTAGGACGAATCACTAA
- a CDS encoding VF530 family protein: MTQANNPLHGITLEKLLTELVDHYGWEELSHIVNVNCFKSNPSIKSSLKFLRKTDWARAKVEKLYIDLKR; the protein is encoded by the coding sequence ATGACACAAGCGAACAACCCATTGCATGGCATTACTTTAGAAAAACTATTAACGGAACTCGTTGATCATTACGGTTGGGAAGAGTTGAGCCATATCGTGAATGTGAATTGCTTTAAGAGTAACCCAAGCATTAAATCGAGCTTAAAGTTCTTGAGAAAAACCGATTGGGCACGCGCTAAAGTTGAGAAATTGTATATTGACCTAAAGCGTTAG
- a CDS encoding AMP-binding protein, with translation MNQPNKLSTTTCALPLPNEMILKWAQERPDEVYLKQIINRQFVEYTYSDVAEQALKLVSALQDLGAKPGDKIALISKNCAEWFISDLAMMLGDYVSVPIFPTAGADTVEYCLTHSESKILLAGKLDDAKATQQVLANLPDLISIALPYDSAPNCQYQFSELMKQHAPSEFRPQHHDDKLMSLVYTSGTSGVPKGAMLTYGAFAWSVQQLINHIGIQPNDRLFSYLPLAHITERVYIFGSSIMGGVQTAFPESLDTFIEDVKMQRPTLFISVPRLWTLFQQRIQDKLPQRKLNILMKIPFINSIIKKKLADGLGLDQARVLGCGSAPVSPALLEWYESIGLHISEAWGMTESFAYSTLNFPYRAEKIGTVGSAGPGIELKIAGDDEIMVRGNGLFSGYYKNDIATKESFDNEGWLHTGDIGSIDNEGYLTIRGRKKDTFKTAKGKFVAPVPIENKLFEYSRVEMMCLIGLGLPGPILLVVPHDFPNFDRARYEKTSRRVIEKMNTKLASHEKIKGVLMIKEPWSIENGVLTPTLKIKRHVLEQKYHEIGHNWPKDKLVVWEE, from the coding sequence ATGAATCAGCCTAACAAGTTAAGCACAACAACTTGCGCTCTCCCGCTACCGAATGAAATGATCTTGAAATGGGCACAGGAACGCCCTGATGAGGTCTATCTAAAGCAGATTATCAATCGTCAATTCGTCGAGTATACCTATTCAGACGTCGCAGAACAGGCACTTAAATTAGTCTCTGCTTTGCAAGATTTAGGTGCTAAACCCGGCGATAAGATAGCCCTCATATCAAAGAACTGTGCTGAGTGGTTTATCAGTGATCTCGCTATGATGCTAGGTGACTATGTCAGCGTCCCTATTTTCCCCACAGCAGGAGCAGATACTGTTGAGTACTGCTTAACCCATAGTGAAAGTAAAATTCTGCTTGCAGGAAAACTCGATGATGCAAAGGCCACCCAACAAGTCCTTGCGAACTTGCCTGATTTGATCAGTATTGCTCTGCCATATGATAGTGCTCCAAACTGTCAATACCAATTTAGTGAGCTAATGAAGCAACACGCTCCAAGTGAGTTTCGCCCGCAACATCATGATGACAAACTCATGTCGCTGGTTTATACATCTGGCACCTCAGGCGTCCCTAAAGGGGCAATGCTAACTTATGGAGCCTTTGCATGGTCCGTTCAGCAACTCATTAACCATATCGGCATTCAGCCTAATGACCGTTTGTTCTCATATTTACCTCTCGCTCATATTACTGAACGAGTCTATATCTTTGGGTCATCAATCATGGGAGGCGTTCAAACCGCATTCCCTGAGTCTCTTGATACCTTTATTGAAGATGTAAAAATGCAACGCCCTACACTGTTTATCTCAGTACCTCGTTTATGGACTCTGTTCCAACAGCGTATCCAAGATAAACTGCCTCAACGTAAGCTGAATATTCTGATGAAGATCCCTTTCATTAATTCTATCATCAAGAAAAAACTGGCTGATGGATTAGGGCTTGATCAAGCTCGAGTACTTGGGTGTGGCTCAGCACCAGTATCTCCAGCGCTACTAGAGTGGTATGAAAGCATCGGTTTACATATCTCAGAAGCCTGGGGAATGACCGAGTCGTTTGCCTATAGCACGCTTAACTTCCCATACCGAGCAGAAAAGATTGGTACCGTTGGAAGCGCTGGCCCTGGAATCGAATTAAAAATTGCTGGTGATGATGAAATTATGGTTCGAGGCAATGGACTATTCTCTGGCTACTACAAAAATGACATCGCGACTAAAGAGTCATTTGATAATGAGGGTTGGTTGCATACTGGTGATATCGGGTCCATTGATAACGAGGGCTATCTAACGATCAGAGGTCGTAAAAAAGACACCTTCAAAACAGCGAAAGGGAAGTTTGTAGCACCTGTTCCTATTGAGAATAAGCTCTTTGAATACAGCCGTGTCGAGATGATGTGCTTAATTGGTCTTGGTCTACCTGGCCCGATTTTACTTGTCGTTCCTCATGATTTCCCAAATTTTGATCGAGCTCGTTATGAAAAAACCTCTCGACGAGTTATCGAAAAAATGAATACCAAGCTCGCTTCGCATGAAAAAATTAAAGGCGTATTGATGATCAAGGAACCTTGGAGTATCGAAAATGGCGTTCTCACCCCGACATTAAAAATTAAGCGTCATGTTTTGGAGCAGAAATACCATGAAATTGGTCATAACTGGCCAAAGGATAAGCTTGTTGTATGGGAAGAATAA
- a CDS encoding AAA family ATPase produces MEMNIKSGHKDDLTPQAAAPKVPTSFDALNIPQVVIENLLIKQLAAYPKSDILALTRLMGINSHMIETLIAVLRKKSFVEVFQAASETFASQSNSGHVRYALSEQGMQEADTAFKKDAYLGPTPVSLGDYDRMVKEQDVRAHLVTRGDVTSALSDVYGAERMVSVLGPAINSGRALLLYGDAGTGKTYVATRLLNSLNTSVYIPYAVYAAGNIIKVFSPQHHKRVDSNHINDSISFKSQYDKRWVLSERPSIQVGGELTMDMLEVNHTEHNRVWMAPLQMMANNGIFIIDDLGRQPMPVDTLLNRWIVPMEYFFDYLSLPNGQQISIPFILTLAFSTNLKPETIADPAFLRRLGYKIQFNPLKEDEYQALWELMAQGKLLTLEHDLFKPLLQLHRQHNVGYYPCLPKDIVGISKDIIAFEETDPVITPTILERAWEVYFTADGKGGGAR; encoded by the coding sequence ATGGAAATGAATATTAAATCAGGACATAAGGACGATCTGACACCGCAAGCTGCTGCGCCTAAAGTGCCAACCTCTTTTGATGCTCTCAATATTCCTCAAGTCGTGATCGAGAATCTCCTCATTAAGCAATTAGCTGCTTATCCAAAATCTGATATTTTAGCTCTCACTCGTTTAATGGGTATAAATAGCCACATGATTGAAACCTTGATCGCTGTGTTAAGGAAAAAATCGTTTGTCGAAGTGTTTCAGGCGGCCAGTGAAACTTTTGCCTCTCAAAGTAACTCTGGTCATGTGCGATATGCTTTATCAGAGCAAGGAATGCAAGAAGCGGACACTGCTTTTAAGAAAGATGCCTACTTAGGCCCAACGCCAGTCTCTCTTGGTGATTATGATCGAATGGTGAAGGAACAAGACGTTCGAGCTCATTTAGTCACAAGAGGCGATGTGACTAGTGCATTAAGTGATGTTTATGGTGCTGAACGCATGGTCTCTGTTCTTGGTCCTGCAATAAATTCAGGTCGGGCACTGCTTCTCTACGGGGATGCGGGAACAGGGAAAACGTATGTTGCAACTCGTTTACTTAACTCTCTGAACACCTCTGTTTATATTCCTTATGCCGTATACGCGGCAGGAAATATCATTAAAGTTTTTTCTCCGCAACATCATAAAAGAGTGGATAGCAACCATATCAATGACTCTATCTCTTTTAAATCTCAATATGATAAGCGTTGGGTGTTGAGTGAGCGTCCCAGTATTCAAGTGGGAGGTGAGCTCACTATGGATATGCTGGAAGTTAATCATACCGAACACAACCGAGTTTGGATGGCACCGCTTCAAATGATGGCGAATAACGGCATATTCATTATTGATGATTTAGGTCGTCAACCGATGCCAGTTGATACGCTACTGAATCGCTGGATTGTTCCTATGGAGTATTTCTTCGATTACTTGTCGCTTCCTAATGGGCAACAAATATCCATCCCATTCATTCTCACTTTAGCTTTTTCAACAAATTTAAAGCCAGAGACGATCGCCGACCCTGCATTTTTGCGTCGTCTAGGTTACAAGATTCAGTTTAATCCACTCAAAGAGGATGAATACCAAGCCTTATGGGAGTTAATGGCACAAGGTAAGTTATTAACTCTAGAACATGATTTATTTAAACCATTACTACAACTGCATCGTCAACATAATGTGGGTTATTACCCATGCCTACCTAAGGATATTGTAGGTATCAGCAAGGATATTATTGCATTCGAAGAGACAGACCCTGTGATCACTCCAACGATATTAGAGCGTGCTTGGGAAGTCTACTTTACTGCCGATGGCAAAGGAGGAGGTGCAAGATGA
- the fusA gene encoding elongation factor G — protein sequence MTDLSKYRNIGIFAHVDAGKTTTTERILKLTGQIHKTGEVHDGESTTDFMEQEAERGITIQSAAVSCFWNDHRLNVIDTPGHVDFTVEVYRSLKVLDGGIGVFCGSGGVEPQSETNWRYANESEVSRLIFVNKLDRMGADFYSVVDQVKNVLGANPLVMVLPIGREDDFVGVVDLLSRKAYVWDDTGLPENYEILDVPADMVDDVEAYREELIETAVEQDDDLMEAYMEGVEPSIEDIKRCIRKGTRELAFFPTFCGSAFKNKGVQIVLDAVVDYLPAPTEVDPQPLMDEEGEETGEHAIVSADETFKALAFKIMDDRFGALTFVRIYSGKLNKGDTILNSFTGKTERVGRMVEMQADDRNELTSAQAGDIIAIVGMKNVQTGHTLCDPKHQVTLEPMVFPTPVISIAVSPKDKGGSEKMGIAIGKMVAEDPSFQVETDEETGETILKGMGELHLDIKVDILKRTYGVDLTVGAPQVAYRETITQPIEDSYTHKKQSGGSGQFGKIDYRIKPGEPNSGFTFKSSVVGGNVPKEFWPAVEKGFAGMMENGVLAGFPTLDVEVELFDGGFHAVDSSAIAFEIAAKGAFRQSMPKAGAQLLEPIMAVDVFTPDDHVGDVIGDLNRRRGMIKDQMAGLTGVRIKADVPLSEMFGYIGHLRTMTSGRGQFSMEFAHYSACPMNVAEEVIAKVKAEKEAK from the coding sequence ATGACTGATTTATCAAAATACAGAAACATTGGTATTTTCGCGCACGTTGATGCGGGTAAAACCACTACAACTGAGCGTATCCTTAAACTTACTGGCCAGATCCACAAAACTGGTGAAGTTCATGATGGTGAATCGACTACCGATTTCATGGAACAGGAAGCTGAGCGCGGAATTACTATCCAATCAGCAGCAGTAAGCTGTTTCTGGAATGATCACCGTTTAAACGTTATCGATACTCCTGGACACGTTGACTTCACAGTTGAAGTATACCGTTCACTTAAAGTACTTGATGGCGGCATCGGTGTATTCTGTGGTTCTGGTGGTGTTGAACCTCAATCAGAAACTAACTGGCGTTACGCTAACGAATCAGAAGTATCTCGTCTGATCTTCGTTAACAAACTAGACCGTATGGGTGCAGATTTCTACAGCGTTGTTGACCAAGTTAAAAACGTTCTAGGTGCAAACCCACTAGTTATGGTTCTACCAATTGGCCGCGAAGATGACTTCGTTGGTGTTGTAGACCTTCTAAGCCGTAAAGCATACGTTTGGGATGACACTGGTCTTCCTGAAAACTACGAAATTCTTGACGTTCCAGCTGATATGGTTGATGACGTTGAAGCTTACCGTGAAGAGCTAATCGAAACTGCTGTTGAGCAAGACGATGACCTTATGGAAGCTTACATGGAAGGTGTTGAGCCTTCTATCGAAGACATCAAGCGTTGTATCCGTAAAGGTACTCGTGAGCTTGCATTCTTCCCAACATTCTGTGGTTCTGCATTTAAGAACAAAGGTGTTCAAATCGTTCTTGACGCAGTAGTAGATTACCTACCTGCTCCAACTGAAGTTGATCCACAACCTCTAATGGACGAAGAAGGCGAAGAGACTGGCGAACACGCTATCGTTTCTGCTGATGAAACCTTCAAAGCGCTAGCATTCAAAATCATGGATGACCGTTTTGGTGCACTAACATTCGTACGTATTTACTCTGGTAAATTGAATAAGGGTGACACCATCCTTAACTCTTTCACAGGTAAAACTGAGCGTGTTGGCCGTATGGTTGAGATGCAAGCTGATGACCGTAACGAACTTACTAGCGCACAAGCTGGTGATATCATCGCTATCGTTGGTATGAAAAACGTTCAAACTGGTCACACTCTATGTGATCCTAAGCATCAAGTAACACTTGAGCCAATGGTTTTCCCAACTCCAGTAATCTCTATCGCAGTATCTCCAAAAGATAAAGGCGGTTCTGAGAAAATGGGTATCGCGATCGGTAAAATGGTTGCAGAAGATCCATCTTTCCAAGTTGAAACTGACGAAGAAACTGGCGAAACTATCCTGAAAGGTATGGGTGAGCTTCACCTAGACATTAAAGTTGATATCCTTAAGCGTACTTACGGTGTTGACCTTACAGTTGGTGCTCCTCAAGTTGCTTACCGTGAAACTATCACTCAACCAATTGAAGATAGCTACACGCATAAGAAACAATCTGGTGGTTCTGGTCAATTCGGTAAGATCGATTACCGTATCAAACCAGGTGAGCCAAACTCAGGCTTCACATTCAAGTCTTCTGTAGTGGGCGGTAACGTTCCTAAAGAATTCTGGCCTGCAGTAGAGAAAGGCTTCGCTGGCATGATGGAGAACGGTGTTCTTGCTGGTTTCCCAACGCTAGACGTTGAAGTTGAACTATTCGATGGTGGTTTCCACGCAGTCGATTCATCTGCTATCGCATTTGAAATCGCAGCGAAAGGTGCATTCCGTCAGTCTATGCCTAAAGCTGGTGCTCAACTTCTTGAGCCTATCATGGCAGTTGACGTGTTCACTCCAGACGATCACGTTGGTGATGTTATCGGTGACCTTAACCGTCGTCGTGGCATGATCAAAGACCAAATGGCTGGTCTAACTGGTGTTCGTATTAAAGCTGACGTACCTCTTTCAGAAATGTTTGGTTACATCGGTCACCTACGTACTATGACTTCAGGTCGTGGTCAATTCTCTATGGAATTCGCACACTACTCAGCATGTCCAATGAACGTTGCTGAAGAAGTTATCGCTAAAGTTAAAGCAGAGAAAGAAGCTAAGTAA
- a CDS encoding Flp family type IVb pilin translates to MNKFITNCKAFMQDEEGLTVVEYVVGAGLLVAALSVIFGQFGTTLNTKLNAAIS, encoded by the coding sequence ATGAATAAATTTATTACGAACTGCAAAGCATTTATGCAAGATGAAGAAGGGTTAACCGTTGTCGAGTATGTTGTTGGTGCAGGGTTATTAGTTGCTGCATTATCAGTGATTTTTGGACAGTTTGGTACCACGTTGAATACTAAATTGAATGCTGCAATTAGCTAG
- a CDS encoding Flp family type IVb pilin, which produces MKRLLTHIKIFFDDEEGLTIVEYVVGAGLLVVALGAFFINYSTILTDKFERVIS; this is translated from the coding sequence ATGAAAAGACTATTAACTCATATTAAAATATTTTTTGATGATGAGGAAGGCTTAACTATTGTTGAATACGTGGTAGGAGCTGGTCTTTTGGTGGTAGCTCTTGGTGCCTTTTTTATTAATTATTCTACAATATTAACAGATAAGTTTGAACGTGTAATAAGCTAG